In Aegilops tauschii subsp. strangulata cultivar AL8/78 chromosome 3, Aet v6.0, whole genome shotgun sequence, one genomic interval encodes:
- the LOC109774515 gene encoding protein LURP-one-related 8, whose amino-acid sequence MAKVHPNMVPAPGAVDEAPCAPSSSTEEPTTLTVWRKSLLFDCKGFTVFDAKGNLAYRVDSYASESGDEVVLMDAAGCPAFTVRRKRFSLQGEQWLVFSGEETRRAVYTVRRSGRGKTLAHVTACGGAGAGPSYEVEGSYARRSCVVYDGERRAVAEIRPKEVVGTDVFRLVVQPGVGVSLAMAVVVALEQIFARPSLLRSWSTID is encoded by the coding sequence ATGGCGAAGGTTCACCCCAACATGGTGCCCGCGCCGGGAGCCGTCGACGAGGCGCCGTGCGCGCCGTCCAGCTCCACGGAGGAGCCGACGACGCTGACGGTGTGGCGCAAGTCGCTGCTGTTCGACTGCAAGGGGTTCACGGTGTTCGACGCCAAGGGCAACCTGGCCTACCGCGTCGACAGCTACGCCTCCGAGAGCGGCGACGAGGTCGTCCTCATGGACGCGGCCGGCTGCCCCGCCTTCACCGTCCGCCGGAAGCGGTTCAGCCTGCAGGGCGAGCAGTGGCTCGTCTTCTCCGGCGAGGAGACGCGGCGGGCCGTGTACACCGTCAGGCGCAGCGGCCGCGGCAAGACGTTGGCGCACGTGACTGCGTGCGGGGGCGCCGGAGCCGGGCCGTCGTACGAGGTGGAGGGGTCCTACGCGCGGCGGAGCTGCGTGGTGTACGACGGCGAGCGGCGCGCGGTGGCGGAGATCAGGCCGAAGGAGGTGGTCGGGACTGACGTTTTCCGCCTGGTGGTGCAGCCCGGCGTTGGCGTGTCGCTCGCCATGGCCGTGGTGGTGGCGCTCGAGCAGATATTCGCCAGGCCGTCGCTCCTCAGGAGCTGGTCCACCATAGATTAG